A genomic region of Drosophila kikkawai strain 14028-0561.14 chromosome X, DkikHiC1v2, whole genome shotgun sequence contains the following coding sequences:
- the THADA gene encoding tRNA (32-2'-O)-methyltransferase regulator THADA isoform X1: MNDLNLRVAALKLCAHPKRFAELRDALVPLPQRWSSAPNGFVQQFAAATSSAEQVLVAKDVFYKEPEDPHRAVEQFLADVLLASPLKHAVRNQLTKLFSDQALAKQGGVNRRSKETLLEALRQSLREMASRVQEESALGHDQLNDVFVSANACLQNFPYGREALGDVVHQYMPLLPLALERYWTDISDSRLELSPTRRNELYLYVQNALRFQVSLLSEWSGQQWEKHLLQATDVVAQRVARHVDTPWDVRSIAGLLIGHLARASGGFGEYLETCSRPQAERDLPVQTAALLVLQPKDYPEHGQQALAILKLILDVAKTEGNVSNLLVYLSKHLFIYSKSLGDLPAGEEAVQQLILAQLQCFALQHLSNATDAVRHMSSSLFRQVLQHAQARGQEKELCQVVYSQFEGREVPLNSSCLALEQLVGVLGVDQALRQCPSLFGEIFPRFLGQEDSVDSLFKAMMISAHKTQPFEEWQNLWFGQLLKATGDQDKRRSAIEQLLTQAVQLEPQALAQLLLRNEGLPLSSKLAAILSVRQLSQRRQELLLDLKLELEEALLGLDDHSRLLALRFVVETPRPSDPLTQAEAQAMGLYLRHNANNPSAHLRQLGYGLLQKALRRIHLGLAEHLKRPTAGGEELSQLLGNLMVLLSLNLFPTANYGRRWLSLNLLRDCVELCRRLKLQKLEQQLPSKALTYLELCLADSYEQNKLLAAQLLMKLQTRSGLKPDRIMELLLSLRPPDSATGAYQLQVYCQVQEVETELPVQEKQVPLYEPRIYLALKWCLGFLKEGLNLAQQDLAEAAKRNPLYGLLFASRHLLQQLKLKELAKDSYWRGYIQDLVNLCLKISQVVLPVVSNASPEGHLPQTQDQELAQPLLSNVFSRRLPSQALEQVRTTPQMVLLCAWRGIKEVSLILGELVQRAPLEEEQPEDFLLSKTHLEEIGELFLLLLAETKHRGAFEQAYVGFSLLCRRFWHSDAVHLNHLPEQWVNEAMAMVEEEAQPTRRLCSTRRSAGMPFMLQALICTELKLGTHATLHRCMHRLLEVCERRSPGAAAITARSHALNIMRALFRCSELAELVTEFVARGIQCALESLLRAEEWSERNCATLLLAALVVRVFGVERARLETGELHVRNRMTGRIFFTRYPQLFDYFHEGLRREAEEMEVGTGAGRSISSGKRRQTVQLEAMLLMLSRLYPSSLEGTESTLNLSKFVPFLLRICSSHDLMTRERAALVVANFVSQERALAEIRRIIVELKVLQLKLSLQASLSLDANHCHGQLLLLLHLQRLTRWANPSLARLQLHTLSLLAEHLLHRDICLFSALLEVMVAIMADAVEPNQVEGELLEQMATVYGLDHEEIYRRCQEQGITTRFYQIFCLHLHRLQGNVQGMMQHLVEDLAKTSYKLPAALDELKVELWLYLLLQRSREHNLISDLDIEHFQFAGDICRYNETLLDDQRRELCQLLYESKDIHSCILEMVTAPKRSWNLALISRLAALQPLLCEPGLQLEEIIVRCSSQTPHFSQQQPGLVLSLKRLIRERGSLEQEHCLPLLDYALSLIDPLQPVYLRYQAVELCDLLTASHLEEHLLSNVELLGRFMRLILLVLLDEAEWVRHRAAQLVASSKFQQELGQEGVKHERNVLPSALIPEFLNLILGKLQNQEDGTFLLRLFHLIAEPFFPKDSANEMEGDSTDVEVFDKQEINLYCESLLVLCEVAKALRQRFGGTCQELLSAVDALGLPLDLVSC, translated from the exons ATGAACGATTTGAATCTGCGCGTGGCCGCTCTTAAGCTCTGCGCGCATCCCAAGCGCTTTGCCGAGCTGCGCGACGCCCTTGTCCCGCTGCCCCAGCGCTGGAGTTCCG cTCCCAATGGATTTGTGCAGCAATTTGCGGCGGCAACCAGCAGTGCTGAGCAGGTCCTGGTGGCCAAGGATGTGTTCTACAAGGAGCCAGAGGATCCACACCGAGCGGTGGAGCAGTTTCTGGCCGATGTGCTGCTGGCCAGCCCGCTTAAGCATGCCGTGCGCAACCAGCTGACCAA GCTCTTCTCGGACCAGGCTTTGGCCAAACAAGGAGGGGTAAACAGGCGCTCCAAGGAAACCCTGCTTGAGGCGCTGCGTCAGTCACTCCGTGAAATGGCCAGCAGAGTGCAGGAGGAGAGTGCTCTGGGTCACGACCAACTCAACGATGTCTTTGTCTCGGCGAATGCCTGCCTGCAGAATTTTCCCTATGGCCGGGAGGCCCTTGGTGACGTAGTGCATCAATATATGCCGCTGCTGCCCTTGGCCCTGGAGCGTTACTGGACAGACATCAGTGATTCCCGCCTGGAGCTGTCGCCCACGCGTCGCAATGAGCTGTATTTGTATGTGCAGAATGCCCTGCGCTTCCAGGTGAGCCTCCTGTCCGAGTGGAGTGGCCAGCAGTGGGAGAAGCACCTGCTCCAAGCCACAGATGTGGTGGCCCAGCGTGTGGCCCGTCATGTGGACACTCCCTGGGATGTACGCTCCATTGCTGGCCTGCTTATAGGACACCTGGCCCGTGCCTCAGGTGGCTTTGGTGAATATCTGGAGACCTGTTCCAGGCCGCAGGCTGAGCGGGATTTACCCGTCCAGACAGCGGCTTTGCTGGTCCTCCAGCCCAAGGACTACCCCGAGCATGGACAGCAGGCCCTAGCCATCCTGAAACTCATTCTGGACGTGGCTAAAACGGAAGGCAATGTGAGCAACCTGCTGGTCTACCTCTCCAAGCATCTTTTTATATACTCCAAGTCGCTGGGTGACTTGCCCGCCGGTGAGGAGGCAGTGCAGCAGCTTATACTGGCCCAGCTTCAGTGTTTTGCCCTGCAGCACTTGTCCAATGCCACGGATGCAGTGCGTCACATGAGCAGCTCCCTGTTTCGTCAGGTTTTACAGCATGCCCAGGCTAGGgggcaggagaaggagctcTGCCAGGTGGTCTATAGCCAGTTTGAGGGTCGAGAGGTGCCTTTAAATTCGAGCTGCCTGGCTCTGGAGCAGCTTGTGGGCGTTTTGGGTGTGGATCAGGCCCTCAGGCAGTGTCCTTCTCTGTTTGGTGAGATATTTCCCAGGTTTCTGGGCCAAGAGGACAGCGTGGATTCCTTGTTCAAGG CCATGATGATCTCCGCCCATAAAACCCAACCCTTTGAGGAATGGCAAAACCTTTGGTTTGGCCAGCTTTTAAAGGCCACCGGAGACCAGGACAAGCGTCGCTCGGCCATTGAGCAACTCCTTACGCAGGCCGTGCAGCTGGAACCGCAGGCCTTGGCCCAGTTGCTCTTAAGGAATGAAGGATTACCTCTGAGCAGCAAACTGGCAGCTATTTTAAGTGTACGCCAGCTCAGCCAGCGGCGGCAGGAGCTGCTCCTTGATttgaagctggagctggaggaggctTTGCTGGGCTTGGATGATCACTCGAGACTTTTGGCTTTGCGCTTTGTGGTGGAGACACCGCGTCCTAGTGACCCTTTGACCCAGGCCGAGGCCCAGGCTATGGGTTTGTATCTGCGTCACAATGCCAACAATCCGAGTGCCCATCTCCGCCAGCTGGGCTATGGTTTGCTGCAAAAGGCTTTGCGAAGGATACACCTGGGTCTGGCCGAGCATCTGAAGCGACCCACTGCCGGGGGTGAGGAATTAAGCCAGCTGTTGGGCAACCTTATGGTCCTGCTGTCGCTTAATCTCTTTCCCACTGCCAACTATGGACGTCGCTGGTTATCTTTAAACCTGCTACGTGACTGTGTGGAGCTGTGCCGGCGTCTAAAACTGCAGAAACtagagcagcagctgccctCCAAGGCCTTGACCTACCTAGAGCTTTGCCTGGCTGATAGCTATGAGCAGAACAAGCTTTTGGCCGCCCAGCTCTTGATGAAACTTCAGACACGCTCAGGGCTAAAGCCGGACAGGATAATGGAGCTGCTGCTCTCGCTGAGGCCTCCAGATTCGGCCACTGGGGCCTACCAGCTGCAGGTCTACTGTCAGGTCCAGGAAGTGGAAACGGAGTTGCCTGTCCAGGAGAAACAAGTGCCTCTCTATGAGCCCAGGATCTACTTAGCCCTAAAGTGGTGCCTGGGTTTTTTGAAGGAAGGATTAAACCTGGCCCAGCAGGATCTGGCCGAGGCAGCCAAACGGAATCCTCTCTACGGTTTGCTCTTTGCCAGCAGGCACCTCCTGCAGCAGCTGAAGCTCAAGGAACTAGCCAAAGATTCTTATTGGCGTGGTTATATCCAGGATCTAGTGAATCTCTGTCTGAAGATTAGCCAGGTGGTGCTGCCCGTAGTTAGTAATGCCTCGCCGGAGGGTCATCTGCCGCAGACCCAAGACCAGGAGTTGGCTCAACCTTTACTTTCAAATGTCTTCAGCCGCCGGCTGCCCAGCCAGGCCCTAGAGCAGGTCCGGACCACGCCACAGATGGTGCTCCTGTGCGCCTGGCGTGGCATCAAGGAGGTGTCTCTCATTCTAGGGGAACTAGTGCAAAGGGCTCCACTGGAGGAAGAGCAGCCAGAGGACTTTTTGCTTTCTAAAACCCACCTAGAGGAGATTGGAGAGctgttcctgctgctcctggcggAGACCAAGCATCGCGGTGCCTTCGAGCAGGCCTATGTGGGCTTTAGCCTGCTTTGCCGCCGCTTCTGGCATAGTGATGCAGTGCATCTCAATCATCTGCCTGAACAGTGGGTCAACGAGGCCATGGCcatggtggaggaggaggcgcaGCCAACCCGCCGTCTGTGCTCCACGCGCCGCAGTGCCGGAATGCCCTTCATGCTGCAGGCTCTCATCTGCACGGAGCTCAAGCTGGGCACTCATGCCACTCTGCATCGGTGCATGCATCGTCTGCTGGAGGTGTGCGAGCGTAGGAGTCCCGGAGCCGCTGCCATTACCGCCCGCAGTCATGCCTTGAACATAATGCGGGCTCTCTTCCGTTGCAGCGAACTGGCCGAGTTGGTCACCGAGTTTGTGGCCAGGGGCATTCAGTGTGCTTTGGAGAGCCTGCTCCGGGCGGAGGAGTGGTCGGAGCGGAACTGTGCCACCTTGTTGCTGGCCGCCCTTGTGGTACGTGTGTTTGGTGTGGAAAGAGCACGCCTGGAGACTGGTGAGCTGCATGTACGCAACCGGATGACGGGGAGGATCTTCTTTACGCGATATCCCCAGCTCTTTGACTACTTCCATGAGGGATTGCGACGAGAGGCGGAGGAGATGGAGGTGGGAACAGGAGCAGGCAGGAGTATAAGCAGCGGAAAACGTAGGCAAACCGTCCAGCTGGAGGCCATGCTCCTAATGCTCAGCCGCCTGTATCCCTCCTCCCTGGAGGGCACCGAATCCACCTTGAAT CTAAGCAAGTTTGTGCCTTTCCTGCTGAGGATTTGCAGCTCTCACGATTTGATGACCCGCGAAAGGGCCGCCCTGGTGGTGGCCAACTTTGTGAGCCAGGAGCGGGCGCTAGCCGAGATTCGGCGCATAATTGTGGAGCTCAAGGTGCTCCAGTTAAAGCTG TCTTTACAGGCTTCCCTCAGCCTGGATGCCAATCACTGCCATGGACAattgctcctcctgctccaccTGCAACGGCTGACTCGCTGGGCTAACCCTTCCCTGGCCAGGCTGCAACTTCACACGCTCTCCCTTCTGGCAGAGCACCTCCTCCATCGGGATATTTGCCTATTTAGCGCTTTGCTGGAGGTAATGGTGGCTATTATGGCGGATGCAGTGGAGCCAAACCAGGTGGAAGGTGAGCTCTTAGAACAAATGGCCACCGTTTATGGTTTGGATCATGAGGAAATCTACAGGCGCTGTCAGGAGCAGGGCATAACCACGCGCTTTTATCAGATATTTTGCCTGCATCTGCATCGTCTCCAAGGAAATGTCCAGGGAATGATGCAGCACCTGGTCGAGGACTTGGCTAAAACCTCTTATAAACTGCCTGCTGCCTTGGATGAACTCAAGGTGGAACTCTGGTTGTACCTGCTTCTCCAGAGATCAAGAGAGCATAACTTGATCAGTGACCTGGACATAGAGCATTTCCAGTTTGCCGGGGATATATGTCGCTATAATGAAACCCTCCTTGATGACCAGCGGAGGGAGCTTTGCCAGCTCCTTTACGAATCGAAGGATATACATTCCTGCATTCTTGAAATGGTCACAGCTCCCAAACGTAGCTGGAACCTGGCTTTGATCAGTCGCCTGGCTGCCTTGCAGCCTCTCCTATGTGAACCAGGACTCCAGCTGGAAGAGATCATCGTTCGCTGCTCGTCACAGACACCACACttcagccagcagcagccgggATTGGTGCTTTCCCTCAAGCGTTTGATAAGGGAGAGAGGTAGCCTAGAGCAAGAGCACTGTCTGCCCCTGTTGGATTACGCCCTAAGCCTCATTGATCCTCTCCAGCCTGTCTACCTGCGTTATCAGGCCGTCGAGCTGTGTGATCTACTCACTGCCAGCCATCTAGAGGAGCATCTCTTGTCAAATGTGGAGCTATTGGGTCGCTTTATGCGTCTGATTTTGCTTGTGCTGCTGGACGAAGCCGAGTGGGTGCGCCATCGTGCTGCCCAGCTGGTGGCCAGCTCGAAATTCCAACAAGAACTGGGCCAGGAGGGGGTCAAACATGAGAGGAATGTACTGCCCAGCGCCTTGATACCTGAATTCCTTAACCTAATCCTGGGGAAACTTCAAAACCAAGAAGATGGTACCTTTCTGCTGCGCCTGTTCCACCTCATCGCCGAGCCCTTctttcccaaggattcagcCAACGAAATGGAAGGAGATTCTACGGATGTGGAGGTCTTTGACAAGCAGGAGATTAACCTGTACTGCGAGTCCTTGCTGGTGCTGTGCGAGGTGGCCAAAGCCCTGCGCCAGCGGTTTGGAGGAACCTGCCAGGAGCTCCTCTCCGCCGTTGATGCACTTGGTCTGCCCTTGGATTTGGTTTCTtgttag
- the THADA gene encoding tRNA (32-2'-O)-methyltransferase regulator THADA isoform X2 yields MASRVQEESALGHDQLNDVFVSANACLQNFPYGREALGDVVHQYMPLLPLALERYWTDISDSRLELSPTRRNELYLYVQNALRFQVSLLSEWSGQQWEKHLLQATDVVAQRVARHVDTPWDVRSIAGLLIGHLARASGGFGEYLETCSRPQAERDLPVQTAALLVLQPKDYPEHGQQALAILKLILDVAKTEGNVSNLLVYLSKHLFIYSKSLGDLPAGEEAVQQLILAQLQCFALQHLSNATDAVRHMSSSLFRQVLQHAQARGQEKELCQVVYSQFEGREVPLNSSCLALEQLVGVLGVDQALRQCPSLFGEIFPRFLGQEDSVDSLFKAMMISAHKTQPFEEWQNLWFGQLLKATGDQDKRRSAIEQLLTQAVQLEPQALAQLLLRNEGLPLSSKLAAILSVRQLSQRRQELLLDLKLELEEALLGLDDHSRLLALRFVVETPRPSDPLTQAEAQAMGLYLRHNANNPSAHLRQLGYGLLQKALRRIHLGLAEHLKRPTAGGEELSQLLGNLMVLLSLNLFPTANYGRRWLSLNLLRDCVELCRRLKLQKLEQQLPSKALTYLELCLADSYEQNKLLAAQLLMKLQTRSGLKPDRIMELLLSLRPPDSATGAYQLQVYCQVQEVETELPVQEKQVPLYEPRIYLALKWCLGFLKEGLNLAQQDLAEAAKRNPLYGLLFASRHLLQQLKLKELAKDSYWRGYIQDLVNLCLKISQVVLPVVSNASPEGHLPQTQDQELAQPLLSNVFSRRLPSQALEQVRTTPQMVLLCAWRGIKEVSLILGELVQRAPLEEEQPEDFLLSKTHLEEIGELFLLLLAETKHRGAFEQAYVGFSLLCRRFWHSDAVHLNHLPEQWVNEAMAMVEEEAQPTRRLCSTRRSAGMPFMLQALICTELKLGTHATLHRCMHRLLEVCERRSPGAAAITARSHALNIMRALFRCSELAELVTEFVARGIQCALESLLRAEEWSERNCATLLLAALVVRVFGVERARLETGELHVRNRMTGRIFFTRYPQLFDYFHEGLRREAEEMEVGTGAGRSISSGKRRQTVQLEAMLLMLSRLYPSSLEGTESTLNLSKFVPFLLRICSSHDLMTRERAALVVANFVSQERALAEIRRIIVELKVLQLKLSLQASLSLDANHCHGQLLLLLHLQRLTRWANPSLARLQLHTLSLLAEHLLHRDICLFSALLEVMVAIMADAVEPNQVEGELLEQMATVYGLDHEEIYRRCQEQGITTRFYQIFCLHLHRLQGNVQGMMQHLVEDLAKTSYKLPAALDELKVELWLYLLLQRSREHNLISDLDIEHFQFAGDICRYNETLLDDQRRELCQLLYESKDIHSCILEMVTAPKRSWNLALISRLAALQPLLCEPGLQLEEIIVRCSSQTPHFSQQQPGLVLSLKRLIRERGSLEQEHCLPLLDYALSLIDPLQPVYLRYQAVELCDLLTASHLEEHLLSNVELLGRFMRLILLVLLDEAEWVRHRAAQLVASSKFQQELGQEGVKHERNVLPSALIPEFLNLILGKLQNQEDGTFLLRLFHLIAEPFFPKDSANEMEGDSTDVEVFDKQEINLYCESLLVLCEVAKALRQRFGGTCQELLSAVDALGLPLDLVSC; encoded by the exons ATGGCCAGCAGAGTGCAGGAGGAGAGTGCTCTGGGTCACGACCAACTCAACGATGTCTTTGTCTCGGCGAATGCCTGCCTGCAGAATTTTCCCTATGGCCGGGAGGCCCTTGGTGACGTAGTGCATCAATATATGCCGCTGCTGCCCTTGGCCCTGGAGCGTTACTGGACAGACATCAGTGATTCCCGCCTGGAGCTGTCGCCCACGCGTCGCAATGAGCTGTATTTGTATGTGCAGAATGCCCTGCGCTTCCAGGTGAGCCTCCTGTCCGAGTGGAGTGGCCAGCAGTGGGAGAAGCACCTGCTCCAAGCCACAGATGTGGTGGCCCAGCGTGTGGCCCGTCATGTGGACACTCCCTGGGATGTACGCTCCATTGCTGGCCTGCTTATAGGACACCTGGCCCGTGCCTCAGGTGGCTTTGGTGAATATCTGGAGACCTGTTCCAGGCCGCAGGCTGAGCGGGATTTACCCGTCCAGACAGCGGCTTTGCTGGTCCTCCAGCCCAAGGACTACCCCGAGCATGGACAGCAGGCCCTAGCCATCCTGAAACTCATTCTGGACGTGGCTAAAACGGAAGGCAATGTGAGCAACCTGCTGGTCTACCTCTCCAAGCATCTTTTTATATACTCCAAGTCGCTGGGTGACTTGCCCGCCGGTGAGGAGGCAGTGCAGCAGCTTATACTGGCCCAGCTTCAGTGTTTTGCCCTGCAGCACTTGTCCAATGCCACGGATGCAGTGCGTCACATGAGCAGCTCCCTGTTTCGTCAGGTTTTACAGCATGCCCAGGCTAGGgggcaggagaaggagctcTGCCAGGTGGTCTATAGCCAGTTTGAGGGTCGAGAGGTGCCTTTAAATTCGAGCTGCCTGGCTCTGGAGCAGCTTGTGGGCGTTTTGGGTGTGGATCAGGCCCTCAGGCAGTGTCCTTCTCTGTTTGGTGAGATATTTCCCAGGTTTCTGGGCCAAGAGGACAGCGTGGATTCCTTGTTCAAGG CCATGATGATCTCCGCCCATAAAACCCAACCCTTTGAGGAATGGCAAAACCTTTGGTTTGGCCAGCTTTTAAAGGCCACCGGAGACCAGGACAAGCGTCGCTCGGCCATTGAGCAACTCCTTACGCAGGCCGTGCAGCTGGAACCGCAGGCCTTGGCCCAGTTGCTCTTAAGGAATGAAGGATTACCTCTGAGCAGCAAACTGGCAGCTATTTTAAGTGTACGCCAGCTCAGCCAGCGGCGGCAGGAGCTGCTCCTTGATttgaagctggagctggaggaggctTTGCTGGGCTTGGATGATCACTCGAGACTTTTGGCTTTGCGCTTTGTGGTGGAGACACCGCGTCCTAGTGACCCTTTGACCCAGGCCGAGGCCCAGGCTATGGGTTTGTATCTGCGTCACAATGCCAACAATCCGAGTGCCCATCTCCGCCAGCTGGGCTATGGTTTGCTGCAAAAGGCTTTGCGAAGGATACACCTGGGTCTGGCCGAGCATCTGAAGCGACCCACTGCCGGGGGTGAGGAATTAAGCCAGCTGTTGGGCAACCTTATGGTCCTGCTGTCGCTTAATCTCTTTCCCACTGCCAACTATGGACGTCGCTGGTTATCTTTAAACCTGCTACGTGACTGTGTGGAGCTGTGCCGGCGTCTAAAACTGCAGAAACtagagcagcagctgccctCCAAGGCCTTGACCTACCTAGAGCTTTGCCTGGCTGATAGCTATGAGCAGAACAAGCTTTTGGCCGCCCAGCTCTTGATGAAACTTCAGACACGCTCAGGGCTAAAGCCGGACAGGATAATGGAGCTGCTGCTCTCGCTGAGGCCTCCAGATTCGGCCACTGGGGCCTACCAGCTGCAGGTCTACTGTCAGGTCCAGGAAGTGGAAACGGAGTTGCCTGTCCAGGAGAAACAAGTGCCTCTCTATGAGCCCAGGATCTACTTAGCCCTAAAGTGGTGCCTGGGTTTTTTGAAGGAAGGATTAAACCTGGCCCAGCAGGATCTGGCCGAGGCAGCCAAACGGAATCCTCTCTACGGTTTGCTCTTTGCCAGCAGGCACCTCCTGCAGCAGCTGAAGCTCAAGGAACTAGCCAAAGATTCTTATTGGCGTGGTTATATCCAGGATCTAGTGAATCTCTGTCTGAAGATTAGCCAGGTGGTGCTGCCCGTAGTTAGTAATGCCTCGCCGGAGGGTCATCTGCCGCAGACCCAAGACCAGGAGTTGGCTCAACCTTTACTTTCAAATGTCTTCAGCCGCCGGCTGCCCAGCCAGGCCCTAGAGCAGGTCCGGACCACGCCACAGATGGTGCTCCTGTGCGCCTGGCGTGGCATCAAGGAGGTGTCTCTCATTCTAGGGGAACTAGTGCAAAGGGCTCCACTGGAGGAAGAGCAGCCAGAGGACTTTTTGCTTTCTAAAACCCACCTAGAGGAGATTGGAGAGctgttcctgctgctcctggcggAGACCAAGCATCGCGGTGCCTTCGAGCAGGCCTATGTGGGCTTTAGCCTGCTTTGCCGCCGCTTCTGGCATAGTGATGCAGTGCATCTCAATCATCTGCCTGAACAGTGGGTCAACGAGGCCATGGCcatggtggaggaggaggcgcaGCCAACCCGCCGTCTGTGCTCCACGCGCCGCAGTGCCGGAATGCCCTTCATGCTGCAGGCTCTCATCTGCACGGAGCTCAAGCTGGGCACTCATGCCACTCTGCATCGGTGCATGCATCGTCTGCTGGAGGTGTGCGAGCGTAGGAGTCCCGGAGCCGCTGCCATTACCGCCCGCAGTCATGCCTTGAACATAATGCGGGCTCTCTTCCGTTGCAGCGAACTGGCCGAGTTGGTCACCGAGTTTGTGGCCAGGGGCATTCAGTGTGCTTTGGAGAGCCTGCTCCGGGCGGAGGAGTGGTCGGAGCGGAACTGTGCCACCTTGTTGCTGGCCGCCCTTGTGGTACGTGTGTTTGGTGTGGAAAGAGCACGCCTGGAGACTGGTGAGCTGCATGTACGCAACCGGATGACGGGGAGGATCTTCTTTACGCGATATCCCCAGCTCTTTGACTACTTCCATGAGGGATTGCGACGAGAGGCGGAGGAGATGGAGGTGGGAACAGGAGCAGGCAGGAGTATAAGCAGCGGAAAACGTAGGCAAACCGTCCAGCTGGAGGCCATGCTCCTAATGCTCAGCCGCCTGTATCCCTCCTCCCTGGAGGGCACCGAATCCACCTTGAAT CTAAGCAAGTTTGTGCCTTTCCTGCTGAGGATTTGCAGCTCTCACGATTTGATGACCCGCGAAAGGGCCGCCCTGGTGGTGGCCAACTTTGTGAGCCAGGAGCGGGCGCTAGCCGAGATTCGGCGCATAATTGTGGAGCTCAAGGTGCTCCAGTTAAAGCTG TCTTTACAGGCTTCCCTCAGCCTGGATGCCAATCACTGCCATGGACAattgctcctcctgctccaccTGCAACGGCTGACTCGCTGGGCTAACCCTTCCCTGGCCAGGCTGCAACTTCACACGCTCTCCCTTCTGGCAGAGCACCTCCTCCATCGGGATATTTGCCTATTTAGCGCTTTGCTGGAGGTAATGGTGGCTATTATGGCGGATGCAGTGGAGCCAAACCAGGTGGAAGGTGAGCTCTTAGAACAAATGGCCACCGTTTATGGTTTGGATCATGAGGAAATCTACAGGCGCTGTCAGGAGCAGGGCATAACCACGCGCTTTTATCAGATATTTTGCCTGCATCTGCATCGTCTCCAAGGAAATGTCCAGGGAATGATGCAGCACCTGGTCGAGGACTTGGCTAAAACCTCTTATAAACTGCCTGCTGCCTTGGATGAACTCAAGGTGGAACTCTGGTTGTACCTGCTTCTCCAGAGATCAAGAGAGCATAACTTGATCAGTGACCTGGACATAGAGCATTTCCAGTTTGCCGGGGATATATGTCGCTATAATGAAACCCTCCTTGATGACCAGCGGAGGGAGCTTTGCCAGCTCCTTTACGAATCGAAGGATATACATTCCTGCATTCTTGAAATGGTCACAGCTCCCAAACGTAGCTGGAACCTGGCTTTGATCAGTCGCCTGGCTGCCTTGCAGCCTCTCCTATGTGAACCAGGACTCCAGCTGGAAGAGATCATCGTTCGCTGCTCGTCACAGACACCACACttcagccagcagcagccgggATTGGTGCTTTCCCTCAAGCGTTTGATAAGGGAGAGAGGTAGCCTAGAGCAAGAGCACTGTCTGCCCCTGTTGGATTACGCCCTAAGCCTCATTGATCCTCTCCAGCCTGTCTACCTGCGTTATCAGGCCGTCGAGCTGTGTGATCTACTCACTGCCAGCCATCTAGAGGAGCATCTCTTGTCAAATGTGGAGCTATTGGGTCGCTTTATGCGTCTGATTTTGCTTGTGCTGCTGGACGAAGCCGAGTGGGTGCGCCATCGTGCTGCCCAGCTGGTGGCCAGCTCGAAATTCCAACAAGAACTGGGCCAGGAGGGGGTCAAACATGAGAGGAATGTACTGCCCAGCGCCTTGATACCTGAATTCCTTAACCTAATCCTGGGGAAACTTCAAAACCAAGAAGATGGTACCTTTCTGCTGCGCCTGTTCCACCTCATCGCCGAGCCCTTctttcccaaggattcagcCAACGAAATGGAAGGAGATTCTACGGATGTGGAGGTCTTTGACAAGCAGGAGATTAACCTGTACTGCGAGTCCTTGCTGGTGCTGTGCGAGGTGGCCAAAGCCCTGCGCCAGCGGTTTGGAGGAACCTGCCAGGAGCTCCTCTCCGCCGTTGATGCACTTGGTCTGCCCTTGGATTTGGTTTCTtgttag